A genome region from Tenebrio molitor chromosome 4, icTenMoli1.1, whole genome shotgun sequence includes the following:
- the Prp40 gene encoding pre-mRNA-processing factor 40 homolog A isoform X2: MQDPNVPPPTYPPPGIGTPPLMPPVQMPPMAGFQTMIPPFSVPPPGFGGFPPPPNPVEQWTEHKAPDGRTYYYNSMTKQSSWQKPDQLKTASELLLSQCPWKEYVADNGKIYYHNVNTKESRWIMPTELEEIKKKIAAEETKGVSATATPTEVSSPAQLSVGPVASNSNSPNVAPVASPGKSALESSMAATLAAISLPNPASKSEEDTNGVIPNEAPKEPPKPAPEPVKVFKDKKEAMEAFKELLKSKNVPSNATWEQCVKIISNDSRYETFKKLNEKKQVFNAYKTQKQKDEKEENRLKAKKSKEQLEEFLLNCDKISSTTKYYKCDELFSTTEIWTSVNDSDRRDIYEDVVFTLAKREKEEGKVLKKRNMKKLSEVLDSMTKITYDTTWSEAQSLLLANTAFKNDVNLLAMDKEDALIVFEEHIRQLEKEQIEDKEREKKRLKRQCRKNRDQFLALLDHLHEEGKLTSMSLWVELYPIISADIRFSAMLGQHGSTPLDLFKFYVEDLKARFHDEKKIIKEILKDKNFEVKVDTSFDQFATVICEDKKSATLDAGNVKLTYNSLLEKAEAREKERVKEESKRLKKLELNFKNLLRDLNVDYELSWDEVKPKLENEEEYLAFSSESDRIKIYKDFQHEMEESCSHHHSRSKKSKKKKSKKYKSSSSESENEKVKKSKRRSRSESVNSEESEEEYRKKKSKKKHKRKSPSRTPSEDKHISRRPSEPDAIGKSGEMSESELEKQRALLLAQLKEPESE; the protein is encoded by the exons ATG CAGGATCCAAACGTGCCGCCACCAACTTACCCACCCCCGGGAATTGGTACACCGCCGTTGATGCCTCCGGTTCAAATGCCGCCAATGGCGGGGTTCCAAACCATGATTCCACCCTTCAGTGTGCCTCCTCCAGGATTTGGAGGTTTTCCACCTCCACCGAATCCTGTAGAACAGTGGACAGAACATAAAGCCCCAGACGGGAGGACCTATTATTACAATTCTATGACAAAACAGAGTTCTTGGCAAAAGCCTGACCAACTCAAAACTGCGTcggag tTGTTACTATCACAGTGTCCTTGGAAAGAATATGTGGCTGATAATGGcaaaatttattatcacaatGTTAACACTAAGGAGTCGCGGTGGATCATGCCAACTGAGCTAGaggaaattaaaaagaaaattgctgCAGAAGA aaCCAAAGGTGTTTCAGCCACAGCTACTCCTACTGAAGTATCAAGTCCAGCGCAGCTTTCAGTGGGACCAGTTGCGTCTAATTCAAATTCACCCAATGTAGCCCCAG TGGCCAGCCCTGGAAAAAGTGCGTTAGAATCGTCTATGGCGGCGACATTGGCGGCAATCAGTCTTCCAAATCCAGCTTCTAAAAGtg AAGAAGATACAAACGGTGTGATTCCGAATGAAGCTCCGAAAGAGCCCCCTAAACCAGCACCGGAACCGGTGAAAGTGTTTAAAGACAAAAAAGAAGCAATGGAGGCGTTTAAGGAATTATTGAAAAGCAAAAATGTCCCTTCCAATGCCACTTGGGAACAGTGcgtgaaaataatttctaatgaCTCAAGATACGAGACTTTCAAGAAATTGAATGAgaaaaaacaagttttcaatGCTTACAAGACGCAAAAACAGAAAgatgaaaaagaagaaaaccgactcaaagcgaagaaatccaAGGAACAGCTGGAAGAGTTTTTGCTAAACTGTGATAAAATTTCATCTACTACAAAGTATTACAAGTGCGACGAGTTATTCTCAACCACGGAG atATGGACCAGCGTTAATGATTCGGATCGTCGCGACATTTACGAAGACGTCGTCTTTACGTTAGCCAAGCGAGAAAAAGAAGAAGGCAAAGTATTGAAGAAGCGCAACATGAAGAAATTGTCCGAAGTGTTGGACAGCATGACAAAAATAACCTACGACACGACCTGGAGCGAAGCCCAATCCCTCCTCCTGGCAAACACGGCATTCAAAAACGACGTAAATCTCTTGGCCATGGACAAAGAAGACGCACTGATCGTCTTCGAAGAGCACATCAGACAACTGGAGAAAGAACAGATCGAAGACaaagaaagagaaaagaaacGGCTGAAGAGACAATGTCGAAAAAATCGCGATCAGTTTTTAGCTCTACTCGATCATTTACACGAGGAAGGAAAACTGACTTCGATGTCGCTTTGGGTGGAATTGTACCCAATTATTTCAGCGGACATCCGCTTTTCTGCTATGCTAG GCCAGCACGGTTCTACCCCACTGGATTTGTTCAAATTCTACGTCGAGGATCTGAAAGCGCGCTTCCACGACGAGAAAAAGATCATCAAAGAGATCTTGAAGGacaaaaattttgaggttaaggtTGACACGAGTTTCGATCAGTTCGCAACTGTCATTTGCGAGGACAAGAAAAGCGCCACCTTGGATGCGGGAAATGTTAAGCTCACTTACAACTCGCTACTGGAAAAG GCAGAGGCGAGGGAGAAAGAGCGGGTCAAGGAAGAGTCCAAGCGACTAAAAAAATTGGaactcaattttaaaaatcttttgAGAGATCTGAATGTCGATTACGAATTGAGTTGGGATGAAGTTAAGCCGAAACTTGAAAACGAAGAAGAATATTTGGCTTTTTCGTCCGAGAGCGACcggattaaaatttataaa GACTTTCAACACGAAATGGAAGAATCGTGTAGTCACCATCATTCCCGGTCGAAGAAatccaaaaagaaaaagagcaaaaaatacaaatcgtCGAGTAGCGAGTCGGAGAACGAAAAAGTGAAGAAGTCGAAACGTCGATCGAGGAGCGAGTCTGTGAATTCGGAAGAAAGCGAAGAGGAGTACAGGAAAAAGAAGTCGAAGAAGAAGCACAAGAGAAAGAGCCCTTCT AGAACTCCGTCAGAGGACAAACACATTAGTCGTAGACCGTCAGAACCAGATGCGATTGGCAAGAGTGGTGAAATGAGTGAGTCTGAATTAGAGAAACAGAGGGCGCTTTTGTTAGCCCAGTTGAAAGAACCTGAAAGTGAATAA
- the Prp40 gene encoding pre-mRNA-processing factor 40 homolog A isoform X1, whose amino-acid sequence MQDPNVPPPTYPPPGIGTPPLMPPVQMPPMAGFQTMIPPFSVPPPGFGGFPPPPNPVEQWTEHKAPDGRTYYYNSMTKQSSWQKPDQLKTASELLLSQCPWKEYVADNGKIYYHNVNTKESRWIMPTELEEIKKKIAAEETKGVSATATPTEVSSPAQLSVGPVASNSNSPNVAPVASPGKSALESSMAATLAAISLPNPASKSEEDTNGVIPNEAPKEPPKPAPEPVKVFKDKKEAMEAFKELLKSKNVPSNATWEQCVKIISNDSRYETFKKLNEKKQVFNAYKTQKQKDEKEENRLKAKKSKEQLEEFLLNCDKISSTTKYYKCDELFSTTEIWTSVNDSDRRDIYEDVVFTLAKREKEEGKVLKKRNMKKLSEVLDSMTKITYDTTWSEAQSLLLANTAFKNDVNLLAMDKEDALIVFEEHIRQLEKEQIEDKEREKKRLKRQCRKNRDQFLALLDHLHEEGKLTSMSLWVELYPIISADIRFSAMLGSQHGSTPLDLFKFYVEDLKARFHDEKKIIKEILKDKNFEVKVDTSFDQFATVICEDKKSATLDAGNVKLTYNSLLEKAEAREKERVKEESKRLKKLELNFKNLLRDLNVDYELSWDEVKPKLENEEEYLAFSSESDRIKIYKDFQHEMEESCSHHHSRSKKSKKKKSKKYKSSSSESENEKVKKSKRRSRSESVNSEESEEEYRKKKSKKKHKRKSPSRTPSEDKHISRRPSEPDAIGKSGEMSESELEKQRALLLAQLKEPESE is encoded by the exons ATG CAGGATCCAAACGTGCCGCCACCAACTTACCCACCCCCGGGAATTGGTACACCGCCGTTGATGCCTCCGGTTCAAATGCCGCCAATGGCGGGGTTCCAAACCATGATTCCACCCTTCAGTGTGCCTCCTCCAGGATTTGGAGGTTTTCCACCTCCACCGAATCCTGTAGAACAGTGGACAGAACATAAAGCCCCAGACGGGAGGACCTATTATTACAATTCTATGACAAAACAGAGTTCTTGGCAAAAGCCTGACCAACTCAAAACTGCGTcggag tTGTTACTATCACAGTGTCCTTGGAAAGAATATGTGGCTGATAATGGcaaaatttattatcacaatGTTAACACTAAGGAGTCGCGGTGGATCATGCCAACTGAGCTAGaggaaattaaaaagaaaattgctgCAGAAGA aaCCAAAGGTGTTTCAGCCACAGCTACTCCTACTGAAGTATCAAGTCCAGCGCAGCTTTCAGTGGGACCAGTTGCGTCTAATTCAAATTCACCCAATGTAGCCCCAG TGGCCAGCCCTGGAAAAAGTGCGTTAGAATCGTCTATGGCGGCGACATTGGCGGCAATCAGTCTTCCAAATCCAGCTTCTAAAAGtg AAGAAGATACAAACGGTGTGATTCCGAATGAAGCTCCGAAAGAGCCCCCTAAACCAGCACCGGAACCGGTGAAAGTGTTTAAAGACAAAAAAGAAGCAATGGAGGCGTTTAAGGAATTATTGAAAAGCAAAAATGTCCCTTCCAATGCCACTTGGGAACAGTGcgtgaaaataatttctaatgaCTCAAGATACGAGACTTTCAAGAAATTGAATGAgaaaaaacaagttttcaatGCTTACAAGACGCAAAAACAGAAAgatgaaaaagaagaaaaccgactcaaagcgaagaaatccaAGGAACAGCTGGAAGAGTTTTTGCTAAACTGTGATAAAATTTCATCTACTACAAAGTATTACAAGTGCGACGAGTTATTCTCAACCACGGAG atATGGACCAGCGTTAATGATTCGGATCGTCGCGACATTTACGAAGACGTCGTCTTTACGTTAGCCAAGCGAGAAAAAGAAGAAGGCAAAGTATTGAAGAAGCGCAACATGAAGAAATTGTCCGAAGTGTTGGACAGCATGACAAAAATAACCTACGACACGACCTGGAGCGAAGCCCAATCCCTCCTCCTGGCAAACACGGCATTCAAAAACGACGTAAATCTCTTGGCCATGGACAAAGAAGACGCACTGATCGTCTTCGAAGAGCACATCAGACAACTGGAGAAAGAACAGATCGAAGACaaagaaagagaaaagaaacGGCTGAAGAGACAATGTCGAAAAAATCGCGATCAGTTTTTAGCTCTACTCGATCATTTACACGAGGAAGGAAAACTGACTTCGATGTCGCTTTGGGTGGAATTGTACCCAATTATTTCAGCGGACATCCGCTTTTCTGCTATGCTAGGTA GCCAGCACGGTTCTACCCCACTGGATTTGTTCAAATTCTACGTCGAGGATCTGAAAGCGCGCTTCCACGACGAGAAAAAGATCATCAAAGAGATCTTGAAGGacaaaaattttgaggttaaggtTGACACGAGTTTCGATCAGTTCGCAACTGTCATTTGCGAGGACAAGAAAAGCGCCACCTTGGATGCGGGAAATGTTAAGCTCACTTACAACTCGCTACTGGAAAAG GCAGAGGCGAGGGAGAAAGAGCGGGTCAAGGAAGAGTCCAAGCGACTAAAAAAATTGGaactcaattttaaaaatcttttgAGAGATCTGAATGTCGATTACGAATTGAGTTGGGATGAAGTTAAGCCGAAACTTGAAAACGAAGAAGAATATTTGGCTTTTTCGTCCGAGAGCGACcggattaaaatttataaa GACTTTCAACACGAAATGGAAGAATCGTGTAGTCACCATCATTCCCGGTCGAAGAAatccaaaaagaaaaagagcaaaaaatacaaatcgtCGAGTAGCGAGTCGGAGAACGAAAAAGTGAAGAAGTCGAAACGTCGATCGAGGAGCGAGTCTGTGAATTCGGAAGAAAGCGAAGAGGAGTACAGGAAAAAGAAGTCGAAGAAGAAGCACAAGAGAAAGAGCCCTTCT AGAACTCCGTCAGAGGACAAACACATTAGTCGTAGACCGTCAGAACCAGATGCGATTGGCAAGAGTGGTGAAATGAGTGAGTCTGAATTAGAGAAACAGAGGGCGCTTTTGTTAGCCCAGTTGAAAGAACCTGAAAGTGAATAA
- the Prp40 gene encoding pre-mRNA-processing factor 40 homolog A isoform X4 gives MQDPNVPPPTYPPPGIGTPPLMPPVQMPPMAGFQTMIPPFSVPPPGFGGFPPPPNPVEQWTEHKAPDGRTYYYNSMTKQSSWQKPDQLKTASELLLSQCPWKEYVADNGKIYYHNVNTKESRWIMPTELEEIKKKIAAEETKGVSATATPTEVSSPAQLSVGPVASNSNSPNVAPVASPGKSALESSMAATLAAISLPNPASKSEDTNGVIPNEAPKEPPKPAPEPVKVFKDKKEAMEAFKELLKSKNVPSNATWEQCVKIISNDSRYETFKKLNEKKQVFNAYKTQKQKDEKEENRLKAKKSKEQLEEFLLNCDKISSTTKYYKCDELFSTTEIWTSVNDSDRRDIYEDVVFTLAKREKEEGKVLKKRNMKKLSEVLDSMTKITYDTTWSEAQSLLLANTAFKNDVNLLAMDKEDALIVFEEHIRQLEKEQIEDKEREKKRLKRQCRKNRDQFLALLDHLHEEGKLTSMSLWVELYPIISADIRFSAMLGSQHGSTPLDLFKFYVEDLKARFHDEKKIIKEILKDKNFEVKVDTSFDQFATVICEDKKSATLDAGNVKLTYNSLLEKAEAREKERVKEESKRLKKLELNFKNLLRDLNVDYELSWDEVKPKLENEEEYLAFSSESDRIKIYKDFQHEMEESCSHHHSRSKKSKKKKSKKYKSSSSESENEKVKKSKRRSRSESVNSEESEEEYRKKKSKKKHKRKSPSRTPSEDKHISRRPSEPDAIGKSGEMSESELEKQRALLLAQLKEPESE, from the exons ATG CAGGATCCAAACGTGCCGCCACCAACTTACCCACCCCCGGGAATTGGTACACCGCCGTTGATGCCTCCGGTTCAAATGCCGCCAATGGCGGGGTTCCAAACCATGATTCCACCCTTCAGTGTGCCTCCTCCAGGATTTGGAGGTTTTCCACCTCCACCGAATCCTGTAGAACAGTGGACAGAACATAAAGCCCCAGACGGGAGGACCTATTATTACAATTCTATGACAAAACAGAGTTCTTGGCAAAAGCCTGACCAACTCAAAACTGCGTcggag tTGTTACTATCACAGTGTCCTTGGAAAGAATATGTGGCTGATAATGGcaaaatttattatcacaatGTTAACACTAAGGAGTCGCGGTGGATCATGCCAACTGAGCTAGaggaaattaaaaagaaaattgctgCAGAAGA aaCCAAAGGTGTTTCAGCCACAGCTACTCCTACTGAAGTATCAAGTCCAGCGCAGCTTTCAGTGGGACCAGTTGCGTCTAATTCAAATTCACCCAATGTAGCCCCAG TGGCCAGCCCTGGAAAAAGTGCGTTAGAATCGTCTATGGCGGCGACATTGGCGGCAATCAGTCTTCCAAATCCAGCTTCTAAAAGtg AAGATACAAACGGTGTGATTCCGAATGAAGCTCCGAAAGAGCCCCCTAAACCAGCACCGGAACCGGTGAAAGTGTTTAAAGACAAAAAAGAAGCAATGGAGGCGTTTAAGGAATTATTGAAAAGCAAAAATGTCCCTTCCAATGCCACTTGGGAACAGTGcgtgaaaataatttctaatgaCTCAAGATACGAGACTTTCAAGAAATTGAATGAgaaaaaacaagttttcaatGCTTACAAGACGCAAAAACAGAAAgatgaaaaagaagaaaaccgactcaaagcgaagaaatccaAGGAACAGCTGGAAGAGTTTTTGCTAAACTGTGATAAAATTTCATCTACTACAAAGTATTACAAGTGCGACGAGTTATTCTCAACCACGGAG atATGGACCAGCGTTAATGATTCGGATCGTCGCGACATTTACGAAGACGTCGTCTTTACGTTAGCCAAGCGAGAAAAAGAAGAAGGCAAAGTATTGAAGAAGCGCAACATGAAGAAATTGTCCGAAGTGTTGGACAGCATGACAAAAATAACCTACGACACGACCTGGAGCGAAGCCCAATCCCTCCTCCTGGCAAACACGGCATTCAAAAACGACGTAAATCTCTTGGCCATGGACAAAGAAGACGCACTGATCGTCTTCGAAGAGCACATCAGACAACTGGAGAAAGAACAGATCGAAGACaaagaaagagaaaagaaacGGCTGAAGAGACAATGTCGAAAAAATCGCGATCAGTTTTTAGCTCTACTCGATCATTTACACGAGGAAGGAAAACTGACTTCGATGTCGCTTTGGGTGGAATTGTACCCAATTATTTCAGCGGACATCCGCTTTTCTGCTATGCTAGGTA GCCAGCACGGTTCTACCCCACTGGATTTGTTCAAATTCTACGTCGAGGATCTGAAAGCGCGCTTCCACGACGAGAAAAAGATCATCAAAGAGATCTTGAAGGacaaaaattttgaggttaaggtTGACACGAGTTTCGATCAGTTCGCAACTGTCATTTGCGAGGACAAGAAAAGCGCCACCTTGGATGCGGGAAATGTTAAGCTCACTTACAACTCGCTACTGGAAAAG GCAGAGGCGAGGGAGAAAGAGCGGGTCAAGGAAGAGTCCAAGCGACTAAAAAAATTGGaactcaattttaaaaatcttttgAGAGATCTGAATGTCGATTACGAATTGAGTTGGGATGAAGTTAAGCCGAAACTTGAAAACGAAGAAGAATATTTGGCTTTTTCGTCCGAGAGCGACcggattaaaatttataaa GACTTTCAACACGAAATGGAAGAATCGTGTAGTCACCATCATTCCCGGTCGAAGAAatccaaaaagaaaaagagcaaaaaatacaaatcgtCGAGTAGCGAGTCGGAGAACGAAAAAGTGAAGAAGTCGAAACGTCGATCGAGGAGCGAGTCTGTGAATTCGGAAGAAAGCGAAGAGGAGTACAGGAAAAAGAAGTCGAAGAAGAAGCACAAGAGAAAGAGCCCTTCT AGAACTCCGTCAGAGGACAAACACATTAGTCGTAGACCGTCAGAACCAGATGCGATTGGCAAGAGTGGTGAAATGAGTGAGTCTGAATTAGAGAAACAGAGGGCGCTTTTGTTAGCCCAGTTGAAAGAACCTGAAAGTGAATAA
- the Prp40 gene encoding pre-mRNA-processing factor 40 homolog A isoform X5, translated as MQDPNVPPPTYPPPGIGTPPLMPPVQMPPMAGFQTMIPPFSVPPPGFGGFPPPPNPVEQWTEHKAPDGRTYYYNSMTKQSSWQKPDQLKTASELLLSQCPWKEYVADNGKIYYHNVNTKESRWIMPTELEEIKKKIAAEETKGVSATATPTEVSSPAQLSVGPVASNSNSPNVAPVASPGKSALESSMAATLAAISLPNPASKKDTNGVIPNEAPKEPPKPAPEPVKVFKDKKEAMEAFKELLKSKNVPSNATWEQCVKIISNDSRYETFKKLNEKKQVFNAYKTQKQKDEKEENRLKAKKSKEQLEEFLLNCDKISSTTKYYKCDELFSTTEIWTSVNDSDRRDIYEDVVFTLAKREKEEGKVLKKRNMKKLSEVLDSMTKITYDTTWSEAQSLLLANTAFKNDVNLLAMDKEDALIVFEEHIRQLEKEQIEDKEREKKRLKRQCRKNRDQFLALLDHLHEEGKLTSMSLWVELYPIISADIRFSAMLGSQHGSTPLDLFKFYVEDLKARFHDEKKIIKEILKDKNFEVKVDTSFDQFATVICEDKKSATLDAGNVKLTYNSLLEKAEAREKERVKEESKRLKKLELNFKNLLRDLNVDYELSWDEVKPKLENEEEYLAFSSESDRIKIYKDFQHEMEESCSHHHSRSKKSKKKKSKKYKSSSSESENEKVKKSKRRSRSESVNSEESEEEYRKKKSKKKHKRKSPSRTPSEDKHISRRPSEPDAIGKSGEMSESELEKQRALLLAQLKEPESE; from the exons ATG CAGGATCCAAACGTGCCGCCACCAACTTACCCACCCCCGGGAATTGGTACACCGCCGTTGATGCCTCCGGTTCAAATGCCGCCAATGGCGGGGTTCCAAACCATGATTCCACCCTTCAGTGTGCCTCCTCCAGGATTTGGAGGTTTTCCACCTCCACCGAATCCTGTAGAACAGTGGACAGAACATAAAGCCCCAGACGGGAGGACCTATTATTACAATTCTATGACAAAACAGAGTTCTTGGCAAAAGCCTGACCAACTCAAAACTGCGTcggag tTGTTACTATCACAGTGTCCTTGGAAAGAATATGTGGCTGATAATGGcaaaatttattatcacaatGTTAACACTAAGGAGTCGCGGTGGATCATGCCAACTGAGCTAGaggaaattaaaaagaaaattgctgCAGAAGA aaCCAAAGGTGTTTCAGCCACAGCTACTCCTACTGAAGTATCAAGTCCAGCGCAGCTTTCAGTGGGACCAGTTGCGTCTAATTCAAATTCACCCAATGTAGCCCCAG TGGCCAGCCCTGGAAAAAGTGCGTTAGAATCGTCTATGGCGGCGACATTGGCGGCAATCAGTCTTCCAAATCCAGCTTCTAAAA AAGATACAAACGGTGTGATTCCGAATGAAGCTCCGAAAGAGCCCCCTAAACCAGCACCGGAACCGGTGAAAGTGTTTAAAGACAAAAAAGAAGCAATGGAGGCGTTTAAGGAATTATTGAAAAGCAAAAATGTCCCTTCCAATGCCACTTGGGAACAGTGcgtgaaaataatttctaatgaCTCAAGATACGAGACTTTCAAGAAATTGAATGAgaaaaaacaagttttcaatGCTTACAAGACGCAAAAACAGAAAgatgaaaaagaagaaaaccgactcaaagcgaagaaatccaAGGAACAGCTGGAAGAGTTTTTGCTAAACTGTGATAAAATTTCATCTACTACAAAGTATTACAAGTGCGACGAGTTATTCTCAACCACGGAG atATGGACCAGCGTTAATGATTCGGATCGTCGCGACATTTACGAAGACGTCGTCTTTACGTTAGCCAAGCGAGAAAAAGAAGAAGGCAAAGTATTGAAGAAGCGCAACATGAAGAAATTGTCCGAAGTGTTGGACAGCATGACAAAAATAACCTACGACACGACCTGGAGCGAAGCCCAATCCCTCCTCCTGGCAAACACGGCATTCAAAAACGACGTAAATCTCTTGGCCATGGACAAAGAAGACGCACTGATCGTCTTCGAAGAGCACATCAGACAACTGGAGAAAGAACAGATCGAAGACaaagaaagagaaaagaaacGGCTGAAGAGACAATGTCGAAAAAATCGCGATCAGTTTTTAGCTCTACTCGATCATTTACACGAGGAAGGAAAACTGACTTCGATGTCGCTTTGGGTGGAATTGTACCCAATTATTTCAGCGGACATCCGCTTTTCTGCTATGCTAGGTA GCCAGCACGGTTCTACCCCACTGGATTTGTTCAAATTCTACGTCGAGGATCTGAAAGCGCGCTTCCACGACGAGAAAAAGATCATCAAAGAGATCTTGAAGGacaaaaattttgaggttaaggtTGACACGAGTTTCGATCAGTTCGCAACTGTCATTTGCGAGGACAAGAAAAGCGCCACCTTGGATGCGGGAAATGTTAAGCTCACTTACAACTCGCTACTGGAAAAG GCAGAGGCGAGGGAGAAAGAGCGGGTCAAGGAAGAGTCCAAGCGACTAAAAAAATTGGaactcaattttaaaaatcttttgAGAGATCTGAATGTCGATTACGAATTGAGTTGGGATGAAGTTAAGCCGAAACTTGAAAACGAAGAAGAATATTTGGCTTTTTCGTCCGAGAGCGACcggattaaaatttataaa GACTTTCAACACGAAATGGAAGAATCGTGTAGTCACCATCATTCCCGGTCGAAGAAatccaaaaagaaaaagagcaaaaaatacaaatcgtCGAGTAGCGAGTCGGAGAACGAAAAAGTGAAGAAGTCGAAACGTCGATCGAGGAGCGAGTCTGTGAATTCGGAAGAAAGCGAAGAGGAGTACAGGAAAAAGAAGTCGAAGAAGAAGCACAAGAGAAAGAGCCCTTCT AGAACTCCGTCAGAGGACAAACACATTAGTCGTAGACCGTCAGAACCAGATGCGATTGGCAAGAGTGGTGAAATGAGTGAGTCTGAATTAGAGAAACAGAGGGCGCTTTTGTTAGCCCAGTTGAAAGAACCTGAAAGTGAATAA